The Deinococcus sp. KNUC1210 nucleotide sequence GGGTCTGGAACATGCTTCAGAGCTTCCAGCGCCCCATCACGGCGTCGGCCAACCCCTGGGGCGGCTTCACGCTGGAATGGACGGCTGCCAGCCCGCCCGCCGATTACAACTTCGCCCACGACTTCCCCAAGACCTTCCCCACCGAGCGCCCGCTGTACGACTGGGAGCAGAGTGGCACCAAGCTGCGCCCGGTCGATCCGGCCAGCATTCACCTGCCGGTCAGTAGCTGGGGGCCGTTCATCACCGCCGTCGGCATCCTGCTGATGGGCTGGGGCATCTCGTTTGGCTGGTTCACCAGTTATCACCCGGCCAATCACCCCGCCCCGCAGCTCGCCGCCAGCGTCATTCTGTACCTGAGCATTCCGGTCTTCCTGTTCGGCCTGTTCAAGTGGGCCGGAACCCGTGAATACGACGTGCCGGTCGAGCACCATGGCCTGACCAAGTACGACAACGGCTTCCTGGGCATGGCGTGGTTCATCGTTTCGGAAATCAGCCTCTTCGGTGTGCTGATCGCCGGGTACGTGTACCTGCGTGTTACCGGGCACGCTGTACCGCCAGGCCTGCGCCCCAACATCTGGCTGGCAGCCCTGAACACCCTGATCCTGGTCAGCAGCTCGTTCGTGATTCACCGCGCCGAGCAGGACCAGCATCACCACCGCATGACCCGCGCCCGCCTGGGCCTGTTCATCACGCTGTGCATGGGTGCGCTGTTCATGCTGTTCCAGATCTACGAGTTCTCGCTGTTCGGCAAGGAGAGCGACTGGACCCAGAACCTGTGGCAGGCCTGCTTCTTTATCATCGTCGGCCTGCACGGTCTGCACATCCTGATCGGCGGAACGGGCGTGGCTCTCCCCTACTTCCAGGCCATGACCGGCAAGCTCGACAAGACCAACCACGGCTCCCTGACCGCCGCCAGCCTGTACTGGCACCTGGTCGACGTGGTGTGGCTGCTGATCATCGCCATCTTCTACGTCTGGTAATCCCTGCCCTTCTGGGCCGAGCAGAGCGAGAAGGGAACGAAGAAGTCCATCCATTCCCGGACTTCGCACCCACACAGATCCACTCCTTCGGGGGTGGGTTTTTTTATGGCCCGGTCAGGCTCCGAAGCGCCGCTTCATCCGTGATCCTTACCCTGCGGCGTTCCAACGAAATGAACCCCTGTCGGTAAAACTCGCCCAGTTTGCGGCTGACCAGTTCCGGCACGGTGTTCAGGCGGGCAGCAAGTTCCGAGTTGGTTGGCAAGAGCAGCGTCGCTCCGGGCGGCGTGTGTTCCAGCAGCAGGCGGGCCAGCCGCGCATTCAGATCGCTGAACAGCAGTTCGTCGAGCCGTTCGAGCAGGTCTGCATGTCGCTTTGCAAAATGGGCGATGACCGCCTGGGCCAGACCCGGAGAGTGCACAGTTCGGTGGCGCACCGCCTCGGCACTCAGAGTCAGCACGCTCACAGCTTCCAGCGCCGCAGCACTGGCGGAATAACTGGCACCTTCCACGAACACGCCGACACCTGCCACGACCTGCCGGGGGCCACTCAGATGCAGCACCAGTTCGCGCTGACCGCGTGCCGCCAGTTTGGACACTTTCAGCCAGCCCGACTCGACCACGTACAGAGACTCTGCCGGATCGCCCTGAGAAAACAGCACGTCTCCTCGGTGCAGCATTCGCCGCTGCGCCAGCTCTGCCAAGGCCTGCACATCGGCAGCGGGAGCCGCCTGAAACAGGGCGCTCAGCCGCAGGAGGTGGGCGGCTCGCTCTGACGACACGCCACTAGTGTGACACGCCGCTCATCTTTCAAAAAAAGCGCGGTTGAAGTGCAGCGCTGCCGAGTCTGCTGCTGGAAGGTCGAGATCGGCAAAGACCGCCCCCACCGGGCAGACCGCGACACAGGCACCGCAGTCGATACAGTCGTCCGGGTTGATCACGAACTGTTCGCCTGCATCGTAGATGCAGTCACAGGGACAGACTTCGCGGCAGGCACCGTCTTTCACGCCAGCGCAGCGGGAGGTAATCACGTAAGTCATGCGCTCAGCTTGCGGCGGGCGAGTCGGACGCGCCATGACCTGAGTCAAGAGTCAAGGGAGGGACACCCGGCCCCTGCACTGCCGCAGCCCTGCCGCTAGAATTCCGGTATGAAAGCGCTGACGGCCCTGCTGCTGACCCTCGCAGCCATCATGGGCGGCGTGCTGGCCTACCGCACGTATGCGCCCGCCGCACTGCATGGCACCCCCCTCGACACCCCCCATGCCCTGAGCCCGGTCGATCTGCTGCGCGACGACGGCAGGCGCGTCAATCTGGCAGATTCCGGCGGCAAACGGCGGCTGATCTTCTTCGGCTACACCAAGTGTCCGGATGTCTGCCCCGCCACTCTGGGCGTGCTGGCCCGCGCCTGGGACACGCTGAACGCCGATCAGAAATCGAAGCTGGAGGTGCAGCTCATCAGCGTCGATCCGGATTTTGATCGCCCAGCCGTGCTGCGCCGCTACCTGGACGCCTTCAGCGGAGCCTTCCGGGGCTACACGGGAACGCTGGCCGAGATCGGGGCTGCCGAGAAATCACTGTATGTGTACGCCGCCAAGGGTACCGCGCCCGGCACACTGATTCACGGTGACGGTGTGGCGCTCGTAGACGAGCAGAGCCGCTTCGTGCGGGTGTATGACAATGCGGCGGTTACTCAGGGCGAGCTGAGCGCCGATCTGCCGAAGCTGCTGCGGTAGAAGCCGAACGACATCTGTGCTCTTTGCGTTACTTCGCGGCCCTTACACTGACAGCGATGAACTTCCGTCTGCTTACCACCATCCTGACTGGCATTCTGCCCTTAACGACTCTGGCAGTCGCTCAGAAGCTTGGCACCTTCGATTACTCGCCCAGCAGCTATTTCAAGTATTTCAGCCAGAAGCCGACGCTCAATACTTTTCAGTGTGGTACAGGTCGCTGGGCGGTTATCGATCCAGACTCGCTCTATGCGAGAGGTCAAGCAAGACCTGAAGGCTTGGCCCTTCAGATCGAGATGAACCCGGCCAGCTGGCAACTCGAGCAGAACTACCGTGGCCGCGAGCTGCCCATCACTTCCGTAGAAGTCATCACCGATGCAGCCAACGGCCAGACGCCCCTGAAATACGTTTATAAGCCGTCACAGGTTCGCTACGACACGAAAGCTCATCTGCTGCTGCTGACACTTCCACCCGTTGCAAATCAGACGCGCTTTGTGCTGGGCAAGATCAATCTGGCCGATAAAGCCTGTTCCGGCTCCATGCTTTTCCTGGTCAGAAGTATCGGTGGCTGACTGAATCAACTTTGCATTTTTTAGCAAATAGCATAATATACCTGTATGTCTCTCCCCAATGCCAACCCCGACGCGGCGCTGCGTCCCAAAACTCTGGCCGAG carries:
- a CDS encoding Crp/Fnr family transcriptional regulator, translated to MSSERAAHLLRLSALFQAAPAADVQALAELAQRRMLHRGDVLFSQGDPAESLYVVESGWLKVSKLAARGQRELVLHLSGPRQVVAGVGVFVEGASYSASAAALEAVSVLTLSAEAVRHRTVHSPGLAQAVIAHFAKRHADLLERLDELLFSDLNARLARLLLEHTPPGATLLLPTNSELAARLNTVPELVSRKLGEFYRQGFISLERRRVRITDEAALRSLTGP
- a CDS encoding SCO family protein; this encodes MKALTALLLTLAAIMGGVLAYRTYAPAALHGTPLDTPHALSPVDLLRDDGRRVNLADSGGKRRLIFFGYTKCPDVCPATLGVLARAWDTLNADQKSKLEVQLISVDPDFDRPAVLRRYLDAFSGAFRGYTGTLAEIGAAEKSLYVYAAKGTAPGTLIHGDGVALVDEQSRFVRVYDNAAVTQGELSADLPKLLR
- a CDS encoding ferredoxin family protein, whose product is MTYVITSRCAGVKDGACREVCPCDCIYDAGEQFVINPDDCIDCGACVAVCPVGAVFADLDLPAADSAALHFNRAFFER